The Planctomycetaceae bacterium genome includes the window TTGAATACATCGAAGTGTTTTACAATCGTAAACGGCTACACAGTTCGATAGGCTATGTCAGCCCCGAAGCGTTCGAGGCGGGCCTGAATTGATACTTCGGCGCGCCCACCATTCGTGGGGAAGCCCACACAGTGACCTTGAGGCAAGATCACGTGTGTGTTTTGATGCCATGTCCGCATTTGTGGCGCCGGGGCTCGGGGCTGATTATACTCTTGATGTTCACGGTGAACTTCGACCTTTGCAGGGCACTGACCTTAAAACGGATATCCTGATTAAGGTCGTTGTATATGACTCAAAAGGCCGGGTCATGGGACAGGACGATCAGGAAATAACCTCGTCGGACTTCTATGGATTTGAAGTCTTTGCGATATCGGTGTTCCACCTGCCCTCTAACGAGATTTCCAAGATTGCCATAATCCCAAAGAAGTCCAGTTCAACCTGAGCTTGGTATGAATCGCTATTCTTGTCCTTTACAGCTTCGTTCACTTACTATTCGTGGCATTGGCTCATATATTCATGGTGCTCGGGTATCCGGGGGTATCCGGGGACACCATGTGTATCCGGGGACATCCATGAGCAAGTCTGTGTCAAGACTCTAGCGGGCGGGAACGTGGGGCAGTCACGTATTAGTGCTCCACAGAAACGGGGCGGCTCTGCTCTTTGTTCGGCGCTTGGGGGTGCGGCCGGGGGCTATTGTCGGGCGCCCCTGCCGGGGCGGAGAGGGCCCCCTGGAGTGCGGCGGCAGCGACGCCGCCTTGGCTGTTGTTGGCTGGTAATACCCCGTCGAGGCACAGACACTCAGGAAAAAGAAGATCGATGTCTTGGCGTTCTCGGCGGTTCTTGCTCCCCGCACGATGGCGTTTTGACCTGCCCGAAAAAACATCCAGGGCGGCGTCGCGGCCGCCGCACTCCAGGGTCGCTTTGCGGCGACGGGGGACGGATGGTGGACAAGGGCGGCTCCGGTTCTTATCTCCATCTTCTCGCTTTTCCCTGTGCCTCCTCTCAATCTCAAAAGGAAAGGGGACAGGCTATTTTGACGGGTTGGTCTTTGGATGTAGTTCCTTTATTCAGGGGCAGACTCGGGGGCGGAGGGTGTGATCCAGGCCCAGCGCTGCGGCCGTCCGCTTGGCGAGCATGGTCTGGCACGACACCGCCTCGAGCCCGGTTTGTTGCCCGCGCCGTTTGAGCGGAGCGCGCGGAGTGGAATGTCTACTATTAAGGTCTGCGCATACCACAATTGGACGGGCTTCCCGCGAAACGGCTGTGAAAAGTACAACAAAGTGCAAGGAAGTGGAATTGTGGTATAGGCCGTACCGCTGTCGGGGCGGTCTGCTGCCCCGGCCATGCCACAAGGCGGGGAGCATGGGCGAGACGCCCATGCCACAAAGCGGGAGCATGGGCGGGTCCTTCGGCAGGCTCAGGATGACCTCCGGTGGTAATGGGTTGAATTGATCGGCGCAGGGGCACTAAAATCCATCGGGAGCTTCTTATGGCTGATGAACAGACGGCAGTGGCGCAGAACCAGCAGCGGATCATCCGCTTTTTCGGCACGGTGCAAGGGGTGGGCTTTCGCTGGCTGGCGTGCCGCGTGGCCAAGTCGTATGACATTCGCGGGTACGTTCGCAACTGCCCCGACGGAACGGTCGAGTGCGTGGCCGAGGGTCCGGCTGACCAGATCGACGGCTTCATCGGCGACCTGAAGGAACGCATGTCCGGGTACATCCGCAAGGTCCAGCAGCAGACCGCCCCGGCGGCTGGCACGTTCGACAGCTTCACGGTGCGGTACTAGCAGGTCGCGTCGCGGCGGGTTGCGTGTCGGCCGCTCTGGCGTGGTAGATGTTGCTCTTGAGAATGCTGCGTCCGTCGAGGTGCGGCGGGATGGGTCGCCCCAGCAGTTCCAGGACGGTCGGCACGATATCGGTGGACCGGACCGTCGAGACGCGCCCATGCGGGATGCCCGGACCGGCGGCCATCACCGGGATGTAGGCCTCGCAGTCGCGCAATCCGCCGTGTCCGGCGTTGAGAACGGTATGGAAGTCCCAGTCGGGTCTGGCGAAGGCCATCACGTCCGCTCGGCGGTTCTCCTCGCGGAAGAACGCCAGCAGCGAGGCGATAAAGGCCGGAAAGGGCGTATGCTCGGTGGCGTCGAGCCACTGCCTCGGGGCAGCGGGCTTGCCCGCCAGCAGTTCGGCGGGCACCGTGCCTTCCCACTCGAAGGGGTCGGTTCCGCTGACGAGGCGATAGGTGACGTCGCCGCCGCGCCCGGCGGGCTGGCTGAACTCTGCCTCCCCCATGCTGCGGCGAACGCGGACACGATTGGGGCCGGCGGAATAGGCGATGGCTTCGACCGCATGCTGGTCCAGCAGCAGCTTGAAGATGTCGATCGTGCCGCCCCGCGCGGCGGGGTAGGCCGCTATCTCAGCGGCGGTGGGGCGCTGCGACCAGTCGTCCCAGTGTGCGAACCGCCCGTTCTTGAAGACGGGCTTTCGCAGCCACAAGCCCAGGTACCGGTCGCCCGTGCGATCCACGACGGCGCTGAAGCGGTCGTAGTATTTCTTGCGGTCGGCGAACGAGGTCTTTTCCCACAGGTACTTTTTGGCCACGTTCAGGTCGGGGTGGTCCTCGATCATCTCCTTGAGCCGGGAGTGGTTGTTGACGGGGCACATGCCGTGATCGCTGACCAGAAGGATCGCCAGTTTGTCCAGCAGGCCGGCCCGCTCGAAATCACCCAGCACCCGCCCGAGTTGAAAGTCCAGTTCCACCAGGCATTGGCGATAGTGGGGACCCTCCAGCCCCTGGCGGTAGGCACAGAAGTCCGGCGTCAGGAGATAGGAGATGGTCAGTGCCGGCCACTGCCCACGCTTACGGGCCAACTCGGCCAGTTCCTTAAAGCGGTACAGCGACACGCGATCGACCAGGTCGTACCACCCGAGGTAGAATGCCACGCCGGCCGACAGCCAGTTCTCGAACCATTTGTCGCTGCCGCGGTTGGCCTGGAAGAAGAGCGAGGCGGTAAACTCATCGTCGAGCATCTCGAAGACGGTCGGGGCGGCGTAGTCGCAGTCGA containing:
- a CDS encoding IS3 family transposase → EYIEVFYNRKRLHSSIGYVSPEAFEAGLN
- a CDS encoding acylphosphatase, with product MADEQTAVAQNQQRIIRFFGTVQGVGFRWLACRVAKSYDIRGYVRNCPDGTVECVAEGPADQIDGFIGDLKERMSGYIRKVQQQTAPAAGTFDSFTVRY
- a CDS encoding alkaline phosphatase family protein, whose product is MPPGAVTVKPGAKAAGAIVFMVDGLSGIIVEEMLADGKLPTLKKYFVDRGLYAPRAVAHVPSVTLANITSIATGLLPGHHTVTGNHWFDRCKYVYRNYETLAQKNTLDCDYAAPTVFEMLDDEFTASLFFQANRGSDKWFENWLSAGVAFYLGWYDLVDRVSLYRFKELAELARKRGQWPALTISYLLTPDFCAYRQGLEGPHYRQCLVELDFQLGRVLGDFERAGLLDKLAILLVSDHGMCPVNNHSRLKEMIEDHPDLNVAKKYLWEKTSFADRKKYYDRFSAVVDRTGDRYLGLWLRKPVFKNGRFAHWDDWSQRPTAAEIAAYPAARGGTIDIFKLLLDQHAVEAIAYSAGPNRVRVRRSMGEAEFSQPAGRGGDVTYRLVSGTDPFEWEGTVPAELLAGKPAAPRQWLDATEHTPFPAFIASLLAFFREENRRADVMAFARPDWDFHTVLNAGHGGLRDCEAYIPVMAAGPGIPHGRVSTVRSTDIVPTVLELLGRPIPPHLDGRSILKSNIYHARAADTQPAATRPASTAP